In Paenibacillus sp. J23TS9, a single genomic region encodes these proteins:
- a CDS encoding class I SAM-dependent methyltransferase: MSSYRKFAYVYDELMEDMPYPDWLRFARQAWDKHGSMPKSVVELGCGTGSITIPLVNSGFEVTGIDLSADMLSVARRKMESTPQGSRLYREGSIRWVQQDMREWEIPEQVDAVISFCDCFSYLLEERDVTAAFAQTYKGLKPEGIFLFDVHHPNTMIRYDEEQPFVWDDRSVSYIWTCELDAPRCEIEHHLSIFAKEEQSDLYRRFEETHVQRAYDPEWMKTELVKAGFRDVKCYADFEWVEAGDDAQRLFYVAVK, translated from the coding sequence ATGTCTTCATACAGAAAATTTGCATATGTCTACGATGAATTGATGGAGGATATGCCTTATCCGGATTGGCTTCGTTTTGCCCGTCAGGCTTGGGATAAACATGGCAGTATGCCGAAAAGCGTAGTCGAGCTCGGCTGCGGTACGGGCAGCATTACCATCCCGCTCGTCAACTCAGGCTTCGAAGTGACGGGAATCGATCTATCTGCGGACATGCTGTCTGTGGCAAGGCGAAAAATGGAAAGCACGCCGCAGGGCAGCAGACTCTACCGTGAAGGCTCGATACGCTGGGTGCAGCAGGATATGCGGGAATGGGAAATTCCGGAGCAGGTGGACGCGGTTATTTCCTTCTGCGATTGCTTTAGTTATTTGCTGGAAGAGAGAGATGTCACCGCTGCATTTGCTCAAACCTATAAGGGATTAAAGCCCGAAGGGATTTTTCTGTTCGATGTGCATCATCCGAATACGATGATCCGTTACGATGAAGAGCAGCCTTTTGTCTGGGATGACAGGTCTGTATCTTACATATGGACCTGCGAGCTGGATGCTCCCCGGTGTGAAATCGAACATCATTTGAGCATTTTCGCGAAGGAAGAGCAGAGCGATCTCTACCGCCGGTTTGAAGAAACGCATGTCCAGCGAGCCTATGATCCGGAATGGATGAAGACGGAACTGGTCAAGGCGGGATTCCGCGACGTGAAATGCTATGCTGATTTTGAATGGGTGGAAGCCGGAGATGATGCCCAGCGGCTTTTTTATGTGGCTGTTAAATAG
- a CDS encoding 3-ketoacyl-ACP reductase — protein sequence MKLTNLKNKTAIITGAGKGIGLAIATALAKEGVHLGLMARTASDLDALSDSLTKEYGVSVYTATADVSSRTEVDNAISKLGRELGSIDILINNAGMAAFGTVAEMDPEQWERIIQVNLMGTYYVSRAVLPTMMEQNSGNIINISSTAGEKGFATGSAYCASKFGIMGLTESLLQEVRKKNIRVMALTPSTVNTDLARDNNLNIGDEDRMMQPEDVAELALASLKLPARVFVKSAGIWTTNPQ from the coding sequence ATGAAACTCACTAATTTAAAAAATAAAACAGCGATCATTACAGGTGCAGGAAAGGGAATCGGCCTTGCCATCGCGACTGCATTAGCCAAAGAAGGAGTTCATCTGGGTCTGATGGCTAGAACCGCCTCCGATCTAGACGCGCTAAGTGATTCTTTGACCAAGGAGTATGGAGTCTCCGTGTATACCGCGACGGCGGATGTATCTTCCCGTACGGAGGTAGATAATGCCATATCGAAACTGGGGCGGGAGCTTGGAAGCATAGATATCCTAATCAACAATGCAGGTATGGCTGCGTTTGGTACGGTGGCTGAAATGGATCCGGAGCAATGGGAGCGTATCATCCAAGTAAACCTGATGGGCACGTATTACGTATCCCGGGCAGTTCTGCCAACCATGATGGAACAAAACAGCGGCAATATCATTAATATCTCATCGACAGCAGGTGAAAAAGGATTCGCAACAGGTTCCGCATACTGCGCATCCAAATTCGGAATCATGGGACTGACAGAGTCACTTCTTCAGGAAGTACGCAAAAAGAACATTCGTGTAATGGCACTGACTCCAAGCACGGTGAATACAGATTTGGCGCGTGACAACAATTTGAACATTGGAGACGAGGATCGGATGATGCAGCCGGAGGATGTGGCTGAGCTCGCTTTGGCCTCCTTAAAGCTTCCAGCCCGTGTTTTTGTGAAGTCTGCAGGTATTTGGACAACCAATCCACAATAA